From one Bacillota bacterium genomic stretch:
- a CDS encoding response regulator transcription factor: MSEFRVLLSGRSPHWRESLAAALKNNGFFEVIRAVSVTELVETASLLYPDVVVWKLEDENPFSIISELHVKCPFTLPVLLVEDPKDYDLFSLLRVGVRGCLPVRLLPRQLILALELIVKAGVLCIPRLWPDFFVNREERFTADFSPLTGREREVLSLLKNNLSNQEIARKLVLSESTVKTHIKNVFQKLGVKNRSEARALAFSLRLADESESRPL, encoded by the coding sequence ATGAGTGAATTCCGGGTCTTGTTAAGCGGCAGGTCGCCCCACTGGCGCGAGAGTCTGGCCGCAGCCCTAAAAAACAATGGCTTCTTTGAAGTTATAAGAGCCGTATCTGTCACCGAACTGGTCGAAACAGCTTCACTTCTATACCCGGACGTGGTGGTCTGGAAGCTTGAGGACGAAAACCCTTTCTCCATCATTTCGGAGCTTCACGTAAAATGCCCATTTACACTTCCGGTATTACTCGTGGAGGATCCGAAAGATTATGACCTGTTCAGTCTCCTACGGGTCGGCGTGCGGGGTTGTTTGCCGGTTCGCCTTCTTCCGCGCCAATTAATCCTCGCGCTTGAGCTCATAGTTAAGGCGGGAGTCCTGTGCATACCCCGCCTTTGGCCTGACTTTTTCGTAAACAGGGAAGAAAGGTTCACGGCGGATTTCAGCCCCTTGACAGGAAGAGAAAGGGAAGTCCTTTCCTTGTTGAAAAACAATCTTTCCAATCAGGAGATTGCTCGAAAGTTGGTGCTTTCAGAGTCAACGGTAAAAACACATATTAAAAACGTCTTTCAGAAGCTCGGCGTCAAGAACCGGTCTGAAGCCCGCGCACTGGCCTTTTCGCTTAGGCTTGCAGACGAAAGCGAAAGCCGTCCGTTATAA